In Pseudomonas sp. R76, one genomic interval encodes:
- a CDS encoding Gfo/Idh/MocA family protein yields the protein MTTVRWGMIGCGNVTELKSGPAFYKAPGSALVAVMGRREEAVRDYAARHGIARFYTDAQALIDDPEVDAVYIATPPDSHLEYSLMVAAAGKHCCVEKPMSLNAEQSALMQRTFERAGLHLFVSYYRRSLPRFQKVREWLHDGRIGDLRQVIWTFSKPPSAADASPENWRTDPAIAGGGYFADLASHGFDLFQYLAGDIVEVTGFTARQAGQYAAEDAVTACWTFGSGALGMGCWNFVAHCREDRVELIGSRGRITFAVFENQPLRLEGDVNEVLEVPHHEHIQWHHVLAMNAHIRGEAEHPSLALEALKTDRVLDKVLQRNPNLPG from the coding sequence ATGACTACCGTACGTTGGGGCATGATCGGCTGTGGCAATGTCACTGAACTGAAGAGTGGACCCGCTTTCTACAAAGCGCCAGGTTCGGCCCTGGTTGCCGTGATGGGGCGCCGCGAGGAAGCGGTGCGCGATTATGCGGCACGCCATGGCATCGCGCGGTTCTACACCGACGCCCAGGCACTGATCGACGACCCCGAAGTGGACGCGGTGTACATCGCCACACCGCCCGACAGCCACCTCGAATACAGCCTGATGGTGGCCGCAGCCGGCAAGCATTGCTGCGTCGAAAAACCCATGTCGTTGAATGCCGAACAGAGCGCGTTGATGCAGCGCACCTTCGAGCGCGCCGGGCTGCATTTGTTTGTGTCTTACTACCGGCGCTCCTTGCCGCGCTTCCAAAAAGTGCGGGAGTGGCTGCACGACGGACGCATCGGTGACTTGCGCCAAGTGATCTGGACCTTCAGCAAGCCGCCGAGCGCCGCCGATGCCAGCCCCGAGAACTGGCGCACCGACCCGGCCATCGCCGGTGGCGGCTACTTTGCCGACTTGGCCAGCCATGGGTTTGATCTGTTCCAGTACCTGGCCGGCGATATTGTCGAGGTCACCGGGTTTACGGCACGTCAGGCCGGGCAGTATGCGGCGGAAGATGCGGTGACGGCGTGCTGGACCTTCGGCTCCGGCGCATTGGGCATGGGTTGCTGGAACTTCGTTGCGCACTGCCGCGAAGACCGCGTCGAGCTGATCGGCAGCCGCGGTCGCATCACCTTTGCGGTGTTCGAGAACCAGCCGTTGCGCCTTGAGGGCGACGTCAACGAAGTGCTGGAAGTACCGCACCATGAACACATCCAGTGGCACCATGTACTGGCCATGAACGCGCATATCCGTGGCGAAGCCGAGCACCCTTCGCTGGCCCTGGAGGCGTTGAAGACTGATCGGGTGCTGGACAAGGTGTTACAACGCAACCCCAATTTGCCGGGGTAA
- a CDS encoding DUF6124 family protein, giving the protein MDKIIPDPPFNRFDPSADHAQKYAAYKRALDHYLSPAPSPDSVEPMLFAVDAETSFESALVHTSSLLRCAAATAQEAGDRLEGTSQALVISVLHLVDMARAMVDRAVECVQPR; this is encoded by the coding sequence ATGGATAAAATTATTCCCGATCCGCCTTTCAATCGCTTTGACCCTTCTGCTGACCATGCACAAAAATACGCCGCGTATAAGCGTGCGCTGGATCACTATCTCTCCCCTGCTCCATCGCCCGATTCTGTAGAACCAATGCTGTTCGCTGTTGATGCTGAAACCAGCTTTGAAAGTGCGTTGGTGCATACCAGCAGTTTGTTGCGCTGTGCGGCGGCCACGGCGCAGGAGGCCGGTGATCGATTGGAGGGGACTTCGCAGGCGCTGGTGATTTCGGTGCTGCATCTGGTGGATATGGCGAGGGCGATGGTGGATCGTGCGGTGGAGTGTGTGCAGCCACGCTGA
- a CDS encoding carboxynorspermidine decarboxylase yields the protein MIKTPYYLIDKQKLLVNMQKIAYVREQSGAKALLALKCFATWSVFDLMQQYMDGTTSSSLYELKLGRQKFEGEAHAYSVAWADDEIEEMLDNCDKIIFNSISQLQRFAERSEGKTRGLRVNPQVSSSDYLLADPARPFSRLGEWDPVKIEGVIEQITGFMFHNNCENGDFSLFDKMLGTIEERFGALLHKVKWVSLGGGIHFTGEDYAIDAFCARLKAFSEKYGVQVYLEPGEAAITNSASLEVTVLDTLYNGKNLAVVDSSIEAHLLDLLIYRLNAKLAPSEGEHTVMVCGKSCLAGDIFGEYQFDRPLAIGDRLSFIDTAGYTMVKKNWFNGLKMPSIVVKQLDGTVEVVREFGYDDYLSSLS from the coding sequence ATGATCAAAACGCCGTACTACCTCATCGATAAACAGAAACTTCTGGTCAACATGCAGAAGATTGCTTACGTGCGCGAACAGTCCGGCGCCAAGGCTTTGCTGGCGCTCAAGTGCTTCGCCACCTGGTCGGTGTTCGACCTGATGCAGCAATACATGGACGGCACCACCTCGTCGTCGCTGTATGAGTTGAAGCTCGGCCGCCAGAAGTTCGAAGGTGAAGCACACGCCTACAGCGTGGCCTGGGCCGACGACGAAATCGAAGAGATGCTGGATAACTGCGACAAGATCATCTTCAACTCGATCAGCCAGCTGCAGCGTTTTGCCGAGCGTTCCGAGGGCAAGACCCGTGGCCTGCGCGTGAACCCACAGGTGAGCAGCTCCGACTACCTGCTGGCCGACCCGGCACGCCCCTTCAGCCGTTTGGGCGAATGGGACCCGGTGAAGATCGAAGGCGTGATCGAGCAAATCACAGGCTTCATGTTCCACAACAACTGCGAGAACGGCGACTTCAGCCTGTTCGACAAAATGCTCGGCACCATCGAAGAGCGCTTCGGTGCGCTGCTGCACAAGGTCAAGTGGGTCAGCCTCGGCGGCGGCATTCACTTCACCGGTGAAGACTATGCCATCGACGCGTTCTGCGCGCGGTTGAAGGCGTTCTCCGAAAAGTACGGCGTGCAGGTGTATCTGGAACCCGGCGAAGCGGCGATCACCAACAGCGCCTCGCTGGAAGTCACCGTGCTCGACACTCTCTACAACGGCAAAAACCTCGCCGTGGTCGACAGCTCCATCGAAGCTCACCTGCTGGACCTGCTGATCTACCGCCTCAACGCCAAGTTGGCGCCAAGCGAGGGTGAACACACCGTCATGGTGTGCGGCAAATCCTGCCTGGCCGGGGACATTTTCGGCGAATACCAATTTGATCGTCCGCTGGCCATCGGCGATCGGCTGTCGTTTATCGACACCGCGGGCTACACCATGGTCAAGAAAAACTGGTTCAACGGCCTGAAAATGCCGTCCATCGTAGTGAAACAACTCGACGGTACAGTCGAGGTGGTTCGTGAATTTGGTTACGACGACTACCTGTCCAGCCTTTCGTAA
- a CDS encoding YXWGXW repeat-containing protein, producing the protein MNPLAKLRYALLIPMAFAALVSPPTFAQTEVIIRQAPPAERVEVIPAERPGFVWDRGHWQWERGAYAWVPGHWQPVQRNARWEPGHWESRGPNWYWREGHWVR; encoded by the coding sequence ATGAATCCACTGGCCAAATTGCGCTACGCCTTGCTGATCCCGATGGCCTTCGCCGCGCTTGTCAGCCCCCCGACCTTCGCCCAGACCGAAGTCATCATTCGCCAGGCGCCGCCGGCGGAACGTGTCGAAGTGATCCCCGCCGAACGCCCAGGCTTTGTCTGGGACCGTGGCCACTGGCAGTGGGAGCGCGGCGCGTATGCCTGGGTGCCGGGCCACTGGCAGCCGGTGCAGCGTAATGCCCGCTGGGAACCTGGGCACTGGGAATCCCGTGGCCCCAACTGGTACTGGCGTGAAGGCCACTGGGTCCGCTGA
- a CDS encoding RNA polymerase sigma factor, translating into MKDTDPDVELLARISNNEPAAVNEMVTRKLPRLLALASRILGDADEAKDVAQESFLRIWRQAANWRPGEARFDTWLHRVALNLCHDRLRRRKERPLNEDEVLELADNAPALDEQLETADRSARMAAALATLPERQREAIVLQYYQELSNIDAAALMNISVEALESLLSRARRQLRSQLADTPGHARPGRGKP; encoded by the coding sequence TTGAAAGACACTGATCCGGACGTTGAGCTACTGGCACGTATCAGCAACAACGAGCCCGCCGCCGTCAACGAAATGGTGACGCGCAAGCTCCCGCGTTTGCTCGCGCTCGCCAGTCGGATCCTCGGGGATGCCGACGAGGCCAAGGACGTGGCCCAGGAAAGTTTCCTGCGCATCTGGCGCCAGGCGGCCAACTGGCGGCCTGGCGAAGCGCGTTTCGACACCTGGCTGCACCGCGTGGCACTCAACCTGTGCCACGACCGGTTGCGTCGGCGCAAGGAGCGCCCGTTGAACGAGGACGAGGTGCTGGAACTGGCCGACAACGCGCCGGCCCTTGATGAACAGTTGGAAACGGCCGACCGCAGTGCAAGGATGGCCGCCGCGTTGGCGACCTTGCCCGAGCGCCAGCGCGAAGCCATTGTGTTGCAGTACTACCAGGAGCTGTCGAACATCGACGCCGCGGCCCTGATGAACATCAGCGTCGAGGCACTGGAGAGCCTGCTGTCGCGGGCCCGACGCCAGTTGCGCAGTCAACTTGCCGACACACCCGGGCACGCCCGCCCAGGAAGGGGAAAACCATGA
- a CDS encoding NUDIX hydrolase — MKIRATVICEHEGHILFVRKARSKWALPGGKVERDERPVGAAERELEEETGLNVDGLLYLQELKARDTVHHVFEASVVNIADARPCNEIVDCRWHAYGALDELDTTDATRHIVKSFLRRL; from the coding sequence ATGAAAATAAGGGCCACGGTCATTTGCGAACACGAGGGGCATATCCTCTTCGTGCGCAAGGCCAGATCAAAATGGGCGTTGCCCGGCGGCAAGGTCGAGCGGGATGAACGCCCGGTCGGCGCGGCCGAGCGCGAGCTGGAAGAAGAAACCGGGCTGAACGTGGACGGCTTGCTGTATCTGCAGGAATTGAAGGCTCGCGACACCGTGCACCATGTGTTCGAAGCTTCAGTGGTGAACATCGCCGACGCGCGGCCGTGCAACGAGATCGTCGATTGCCGCTGGCACGCCTATGGCGCCCTGGACGAACTGGACACCACCGACGCCACGCGACACATCGTCAAATCCTTCCTACGTCGCCTGTAA
- a CDS encoding signal peptidase II has translation MSTSPLLRGRTFALLAGLAFIAVDQLVKLLALVSLHANSFKIGSNPINLALELSLNPGAFLSLGAALPPQVKQLIFIVGVAIVVAWAMGWSLANWSQPLRKVLPLYAIALGGIANLIDRVFRDGHVVDYMVLNVGPTHTGVFNIADIAITAGALFLMFDLFVKPSKA, from the coding sequence TTGAGCACGTCGCCCCTACTGCGAGGCCGCACCTTCGCCCTCCTCGCTGGCCTCGCCTTTATCGCCGTGGACCAACTCGTCAAACTGCTGGCCCTGGTTTCACTGCACGCCAACAGCTTCAAAATCGGCTCTAACCCGATCAACCTGGCGCTGGAACTGAGCTTGAACCCAGGCGCTTTCCTCAGCCTGGGCGCCGCGTTGCCGCCGCAGGTCAAACAACTCATCTTTATCGTCGGCGTGGCCATCGTGGTGGCGTGGGCGATGGGCTGGTCGCTCGCCAACTGGAGCCAGCCATTGCGCAAGGTGTTGCCGCTTTACGCGATTGCCTTGGGCGGTATCGCCAACTTGATCGACCGTGTTTTCCGCGACGGGCATGTGGTGGATTACATGGTGCTGAACGTGGGGCCGACGCATACCGGCGTGTTTAATATTGCTGATATCGCAATTACTGCCGGGGCGTTGTTCTTGATGTTCGATCTGTTCGTGAAGCCGAGCAAAGCCTAA
- a CDS encoding periplasmic heavy metal sensor: MTAKSLKPWLLVSVLLNVFLIGGVGGGLYHFMAAAKPAEAVVNQHGLRQAMIKLPAERRKELRQLLRQNRADSQPLIMAGREARLGVIKQLEAPTLDRAVLVTELAKAREADVALRALVDTTLAQFASNLPQDERQKLVEALYQRGQAKSREKLPQVAGNKPRS, from the coding sequence ATGACCGCAAAATCCCTTAAACCGTGGTTGCTCGTCTCGGTGTTGCTCAACGTGTTTTTGATCGGCGGTGTAGGCGGTGGCCTCTACCACTTTATGGCGGCGGCCAAACCTGCCGAAGCGGTGGTCAACCAGCACGGCTTGCGCCAGGCGATGATCAAGTTGCCGGCTGAGCGCCGCAAGGAATTGCGCCAGTTGCTGCGCCAGAACCGTGCCGACAGCCAACCGCTGATCATGGCCGGCCGCGAAGCGCGCCTGGGCGTGATCAAACAGCTCGAAGCGCCGACCCTGGACCGCGCAGTGCTGGTGACGGAACTGGCCAAGGCGCGCGAGGCCGACGTGGCACTGCGGGCGTTGGTGGATACGACACTGGCGCAGTTCGCGAGCAATTTGCCCCAGGATGAACGGCAGAAACTGGTCGAGGCGTTGTACCAGCGTGGGCAGGCCAAAAGCCGCGAGAAACTTCCCCAGGTCGCAGGGAATAAACCGCGCTCTTGA
- a CDS encoding transporter substrate-binding domain-containing protein → MIEPQVLQQLAPNGVLRAAINLGNPVLAQRGVGGEPQGVSVALARALAEELGVGLELITFEAAGKVFAALADDAWRVAFLAIEPVREQQIAFSAPYVAIKGTYLVPADSPLTHVAQVDAPGKRIAVGQGAAYDLYLSRTVQHAELVRAPTSAAAVDWCIEQGLDAAAGVRDFLQTRVSDQWRLVDDDFMTIRQAMAVPVARAAAAAFVKSFVERQKANGLVKRGLLDSGQSAELQAT, encoded by the coding sequence ATGATTGAACCGCAAGTTCTGCAACAACTGGCCCCCAATGGCGTGCTGCGCGCCGCGATCAACTTAGGTAACCCGGTGTTGGCGCAACGCGGCGTGGGGGGCGAGCCCCAAGGCGTGTCGGTGGCATTGGCTCGGGCATTGGCCGAGGAGTTGGGCGTCGGCCTGGAACTGATCACTTTTGAGGCCGCCGGCAAGGTGTTTGCCGCCTTGGCTGATGACGCATGGCGCGTGGCGTTCCTGGCCATTGAGCCGGTGCGCGAACAGCAAATCGCCTTCAGCGCGCCTTATGTCGCGATCAAGGGCACGTACCTGGTGCCGGCTGATTCGCCGCTGACACACGTCGCGCAAGTGGATGCACCGGGCAAGCGTATCGCCGTCGGCCAGGGCGCGGCCTATGACCTGTACTTGAGCCGCACCGTGCAACATGCCGAGTTGGTGCGCGCGCCTACTTCAGCGGCAGCGGTGGACTGGTGTATCGAGCAAGGCCTGGACGCGGCGGCGGGTGTGCGGGATTTCTTGCAAACCAGGGTTTCTGACCAATGGCGGCTGGTGGATGACGACTTCATGACGATCCGCCAAGCGATGGCGGTGCCGGTGGCGCGTGCAGCCGCTGCCGCGTTCGTCAAATCCTTTGTCGAACGGCAGAAAGCTAACGGTTTGGTGAAGCGAGGTTTGCTGGACAGCGGGCAGAGCGCGGAATTACAGGCGACGTAG
- a CDS encoding LacI family DNA-binding transcriptional regulator → MTDLKDVAQLAGVSRATAARTFASPDQVRPATREQVFAAARELGFRPNLLGRQLRLQTTNLIGVVVPNLLNPVFAEQFQAMERAARLRGYSLLLATTDYSSERESIVVEELLRQRVDGLVLTVTDAESNSVLNSLANEQTPFVLAYHQPSNPNYSAVSVDNRAGMALATRYLLEAGHRRISMVAGPALQSDRARLRYAGYCDAMREYGLRSRAVIGMPAHTQAEFAAIEPFLQGPQAPTALVCSNDFLAISLIAELRRNAWNVPEQLSVMGFDGIALGTQMHPTLCSVVQPIGLLASTVIDQLLAQIAGNAPISHCLPCHIRPGDSTQPLEETPDARVQ, encoded by the coding sequence ATGACCGACCTGAAAGACGTTGCGCAGCTGGCCGGGGTATCCCGTGCCACTGCCGCCCGCACCTTTGCCTCCCCCGACCAAGTGCGCCCGGCCACCCGTGAACAGGTGTTCGCCGCCGCCCGCGAGTTGGGCTTTCGGCCTAACTTGCTCGGCCGCCAGCTGCGCCTGCAAACCACCAACCTGATCGGCGTGGTGGTGCCCAACCTGCTCAACCCGGTGTTCGCCGAGCAGTTCCAGGCCATGGAGCGGGCCGCCCGACTGCGCGGCTACAGCCTGTTGCTGGCGACCACCGACTACAGCAGCGAGCGCGAAAGCATCGTGGTGGAAGAATTGCTGCGCCAGCGTGTGGATGGCCTGGTGCTGACGGTCACCGACGCCGAAAGCAACAGCGTGCTCAACAGCCTTGCCAACGAACAAACGCCGTTCGTGCTGGCCTATCACCAACCGAGCAACCCCAACTACAGCGCGGTGTCGGTCGACAACCGCGCCGGCATGGCCCTGGCCACGCGTTATCTGCTGGAAGCGGGGCACCGGCGCATCAGCATGGTCGCCGGCCCTGCGTTGCAGTCCGACCGCGCCCGGCTGCGCTACGCCGGTTATTGCGACGCGATGCGCGAGTACGGTCTTAGAAGCCGTGCCGTGATTGGAATGCCGGCCCACACCCAGGCCGAGTTCGCGGCAATCGAGCCGTTTCTGCAAGGCCCACAGGCGCCGACCGCGCTGGTGTGTTCCAACGATTTTCTCGCGATCAGCCTGATCGCCGAGCTGCGCCGCAACGCCTGGAATGTGCCCGAGCAACTCTCGGTGATGGGCTTTGACGGCATCGCCCTTGGCACCCAGATGCACCCGACGCTGTGCAGCGTGGTGCAGCCCATCGGCCTGTTGGCCAGCACTGTGATTGATCAACTGCTGGCGCAAATCGCCGGCAACGCTCCGATTTCCCATTGCCTGCCGTGCCATATCCGGCCCGGCGACAGCACTCAACCCCTTGAGGAGACACCTGATGCGCGCGTTCAGTAA
- the glsB gene encoding glutaminase B: MQALLESILDEVRPLIGLGKVADYIPALADVPANQLGIAVYGNDGAAYCAGDADTLFSVQSISKVFSLVQAIDHGGETIWERLGHEPSGQPFNSMVQLEFERGRPRNPFINAGALVICDINQSRFAVPILSMRDFVRRLSGNPQILVNSVVAESEAQHGARNAAMAYLMKAFGNFHNDVDAVLHSYFNYCALQMSCLDLAKAFSFLANQGTSAHSGEQILTARQTKQVNSIMATSGLYDEAGNFAYRVGLPGKSGVGGGIVAVVPGQFTVCVWSPELNAAGNSLAGIKALELLSERIGWSVF; the protein is encoded by the coding sequence ATGCAGGCGTTGCTCGAGTCGATCCTCGACGAAGTTCGTCCACTGATCGGCCTCGGCAAAGTCGCCGACTACATCCCCGCGCTGGCGGATGTGCCCGCCAACCAACTCGGCATCGCTGTGTACGGCAACGACGGCGCGGCCTATTGCGCCGGTGATGCCGACACGCTGTTTTCGGTGCAGAGCATTTCCAAGGTGTTCAGCCTGGTGCAGGCCATCGACCACGGCGGCGAAACCATCTGGGAACGCCTCGGCCATGAGCCGTCGGGGCAACCGTTCAACTCCATGGTGCAGCTGGAATTCGAACGCGGCCGCCCGCGCAACCCGTTCATCAACGCCGGCGCGCTGGTGATCTGCGACATCAACCAATCGCGCTTTGCCGTGCCGATCCTGTCGATGCGCGACTTCGTGCGGCGCCTGTCGGGTAACCCGCAGATCCTGGTCAACAGCGTCGTCGCCGAGTCCGAAGCCCAACATGGCGCGCGCAACGCGGCCATGGCTTACCTGATGAAAGCCTTCGGCAACTTCCACAACGACGTCGACGCGGTGCTGCACAGCTACTTCAACTACTGCGCGCTGCAAATGAGCTGCCTGGACTTGGCCAAGGCCTTCAGCTTCCTCGCCAACCAAGGCACCAGCGCCCACAGCGGCGAGCAAATCCTCACCGCGCGCCAAACCAAGCAAGTCAACTCGATCATGGCCACCAGCGGGCTGTATGACGAGGCGGGGAATTTCGCCTATCGCGTGGGCTTGCCAGGCAAGAGCGGAGTCGGCGGCGGGATCGTCGCGGTGGTGCCGGGGCAATTTACCGTGTGCGTGTGGTCGCCGGAGCTGAACGCGGCAGGGAACTCGCTGGCGGGGATCAAGGCGTTGGAGTTGTTGAGTGAGCGCATTGGCTGGTCGGTGTTTTAA
- a CDS encoding DUF6124 family protein encodes MIKDSPNPPSHPDFDISTLHEVAYRAINHYLNPGKPIPEPSDGLFTVRADLGTETLLVNASQDLASICDIANHMAFEIDGSQRNVALGICRMLEGVQLLVDKALNVAHPTA; translated from the coding sequence ATGATTAAAGACAGCCCAAATCCCCCAAGCCATCCAGACTTCGACATCAGCACCCTGCACGAAGTGGCCTACCGCGCGATCAACCACTACCTCAACCCCGGCAAACCCATCCCCGAACCCAGCGATGGCCTCTTCACCGTGCGCGCCGACCTGGGCACCGAAACCTTGCTGGTCAATGCCTCCCAGGACCTGGCGTCCATCTGCGACATCGCCAACCATATGGCCTTTGAAATCGACGGTTCCCAGCGCAACGTCGCGCTGGGCATCTGCCGGATGCTCGAAGGTGTGCAACTGCTGGTGGACAAGGCACTGAACGTGGCCCACCCGACTGCATAA
- a CDS encoding saccharopine dehydrogenase family protein: protein MKKNVLIIGAGGVAKVVAHKCAQHNDELGRIAIASRNISKCQAIIDSVKAKGSLKVPADIQAFALNALDVEATKALIRETDSQIVINVGSAFLNMSVLRACIDTGVAYLDTAIHEEPGKVCETPPWYGNYEWNHLEECKQKNITAILGVGFDPGVVNAYAALAQQQHFDRIDSIDILDVNAGSHGKYFATNFDPEINFREFTGQVWSWQNSQWTSNTMFEVKRTDDLPVVGSQNLYLTGHDEVHSLSKNLDVPNVRFWMSFGEHYINVFTVLKNLGLLSEKPVTTAEGLEVVPLKLVKAVLPDPSSLAPGYTGKTCIGDLVKGTKDGQPRELFIYNVACHEEAFAETDSQGISYTAGVPPVAAALLVARGEWDVKHMANVEELPAEPFLKALDVMGLPTRIKDEHGDRAWDAIA from the coding sequence TTGAAAAAGAACGTTCTTATCATTGGTGCAGGAGGTGTCGCCAAGGTGGTGGCCCACAAGTGCGCGCAGCACAACGACGAACTCGGTCGTATTGCTATCGCGTCGCGCAACATCTCCAAATGCCAGGCCATCATCGACAGCGTCAAGGCCAAGGGTAGCCTCAAGGTTCCCGCCGACATCCAGGCCTTCGCGCTGAACGCCCTGGACGTGGAAGCGACCAAGGCCCTGATCCGCGAGACCGACTCGCAGATCGTCATCAACGTAGGCTCCGCCTTCCTCAACATGTCGGTACTGCGCGCCTGCATCGACACCGGCGTTGCGTACCTCGATACCGCCATCCACGAAGAGCCGGGCAAGGTCTGCGAGACCCCGCCGTGGTACGGCAACTACGAATGGAACCACCTGGAAGAGTGCAAACAGAAGAACATCACCGCCATCCTTGGCGTGGGCTTCGACCCGGGTGTGGTCAACGCGTATGCCGCGTTGGCACAGCAACAGCATTTCGACCGCATTGATTCGATCGACATTCTCGACGTCAATGCCGGCAGCCATGGCAAATACTTCGCCACCAACTTCGACCCGGAAATCAACTTCCGCGAATTCACCGGGCAGGTGTGGAGCTGGCAGAACAGCCAGTGGACCAGCAACACCATGTTCGAAGTCAAACGCACCGACGACCTGCCGGTAGTCGGTTCGCAAAACCTGTACCTGACCGGCCACGATGAAGTGCACTCGCTGTCGAAAAACCTCGACGTGCCCAACGTGCGTTTCTGGATGAGCTTCGGCGAACACTACATCAACGTGTTCACCGTACTGAAAAACCTCGGCCTGCTCTCCGAAAAACCGGTCACAACCGCCGAAGGCCTGGAAGTGGTGCCGTTGAAACTGGTCAAGGCCGTGCTGCCCGACCCGTCTTCGCTCGCCCCAGGCTACACCGGCAAAACCTGCATCGGCGACCTGGTCAAGGGCACCAAGGATGGCCAGCCACGCGAGCTGTTCATCTACAACGTGGCCTGCCATGAAGAAGCCTTTGCTGAAACTGACAGCCAGGGCATCTCCTACACCGCAGGCGTGCCTCCGGTGGCCGCTGCGCTGCTGGTTGCGCGTGGCGAGTGGGATGTGAAGCACATGGCCAACGTTGAAGAGCTGCCGGCTGAGCCGTTCCTCAAAGCGCTGGACGTGATGGGCCTGCCGACTCGGATTAAAGACGAGCACGGTGATCGGGCTTGGGATGCGATTGCCTGA
- a CDS encoding ABC transporter permease, producing MATSAKQAAWALAPAFAVLLAFWLLPLAHLMVLGAESRDSNGSGYWQVLSSAQYLGSLAQTCVLAVVVTLAALLIGGISGVFLARQQFFGRSALVALLTFPLAFPGVVVGFLVILLAGRQGLFAALGLQLAGERWVFAYSLAGLFVGYLYFSIPRVILTVMAACESLDRSLEEAAHSLGAGHWRVVCDVIVPGLAPALASCGAICFATSMGAFGTAFTLGTRLNVTPVAIYNVFTNYANFAVAAALSVVLGAVTWAVLLLTRRLVKNAGTVL from the coding sequence GTGGCCACATCGGCAAAACAGGCCGCCTGGGCATTGGCCCCGGCGTTTGCGGTGCTGCTCGCGTTCTGGCTGTTGCCGCTGGCGCACCTGATGGTGCTCGGCGCCGAGAGCCGCGACAGCAACGGCAGCGGTTATTGGCAGGTGCTGAGCAGCGCGCAGTATTTGGGCAGCCTGGCGCAAACCTGTGTGCTGGCTGTTGTCGTGACGCTGGCGGCGTTGCTGATTGGCGGAATCAGTGGCGTGTTTCTCGCACGTCAGCAGTTCTTTGGCCGTTCGGCATTGGTGGCCTTGCTCACGTTTCCCCTGGCGTTTCCCGGCGTGGTGGTGGGCTTTCTGGTGATCCTGCTGGCCGGGCGCCAAGGCCTGTTTGCGGCCCTGGGCCTGCAACTGGCCGGTGAGCGCTGGGTCTTCGCCTACTCGCTGGCCGGGTTGTTTGTCGGCTACCTGTACTTCTCGATCCCACGGGTGATTCTCACGGTGATGGCCGCGTGCGAAAGCCTCGACCGCAGCCTTGAGGAAGCTGCGCATTCGTTGGGCGCAGGGCATTGGCGCGTGGTGTGCGATGTGATTGTTCCGGGCCTCGCTCCGGCATTGGCATCTTGCGGGGCGATTTGCTTTGCCACATCCATGGGCGCATTCGGCACGGCCTTTACCTTGGGCACGCGACTCAATGTCACCCCGGTGGCGATCTACAACGTGTTCACCAATTACGCCAACTTTGCCGTCGCCGCGGCACTGTCGGTGGTGCTCGGCGCGGTGACCTGGGCGGTGTTGCTGCTCACGCGCCGCCTGGTGAAAAACGCGGGGACCGTCCTGTGA
- a CDS encoding ribonuclease T2 family protein → MKYWMVVWLLLTAPVMAAPRSQGTPGEFDFYVLSLSWSPTFCLTNPGNEQCTGKGYGFVLHGLWPQYAKGGWPSSCDTQSRLSADELAKGALIFPTRALLKHEWTKHGTCSGLDASHYLEATDTALAAVQIPKQLQPFNVPNYMQARDIEQLFRESNPAMGDHGLAVICKGKVLSEVRVCLSKELRFAGCPRSVKTQCKGGDIRIPVQR, encoded by the coding sequence ATGAAATACTGGATGGTGGTGTGGCTGTTGCTGACCGCGCCTGTCATGGCGGCCCCGCGCAGCCAAGGCACGCCGGGGGAGTTTGATTTTTATGTGCTGTCGTTGTCGTGGTCACCGACGTTTTGCCTGACCAACCCCGGCAACGAGCAGTGCACAGGCAAAGGCTACGGGTTTGTGCTGCATGGGCTGTGGCCGCAGTACGCCAAAGGTGGCTGGCCGTCGTCATGCGATACACAATCGCGACTGTCGGCGGATGAGTTGGCCAAGGGCGCGTTGATCTTCCCGACGCGCGCGTTGCTCAAGCATGAATGGACCAAGCACGGCACGTGCAGCGGGCTGGACGCTTCGCATTATCTGGAAGCGACGGATACGGCCTTGGCGGCGGTGCAGATTCCCAAGCAATTGCAGCCGTTCAATGTGCCGAACTACATGCAGGCACGCGACATCGAGCAGCTGTTTCGAGAGAGCAACCCGGCCATGGGCGACCACGGCTTGGCGGTGATCTGCAAGGGCAAGGTGTTGTCCGAAGTGCGCGTGTGCCTGAGCAAGGAATTGCGCTTTGCCGGTTGCCCGCGAAGTGTGAAAACCCAGTGCAAGGGCGGCGATATCCGCATTCCGGTGCAGCGCTGA